Proteins co-encoded in one Desulfitobacterium hafniense DCB-2 genomic window:
- the trmB gene encoding tRNA (guanosine(46)-N7)-methyltransferase TrmB translates to MRLRRKAWARPELESDPKVIYNPMQYKENWQEAFGNNHPIHLELGCGRGQFINQCAELNPHINYIAIDLYDEVLVKALRKINEKALHNVRVIPMNIAKLESIFKHDQIEKIYINFCNPWPSRRHHHKRLTHPQFLSVYKKLMKDHSEIWFKTDDDELFKDSLRYFAEEGFIEKYRTFDLHQSEFTENIKTEYEEKFSNQGVKIKFGIFEVNKG, encoded by the coding sequence ATGAGACTTAGACGAAAAGCCTGGGCAAGACCTGAGCTGGAGAGTGATCCTAAGGTTATCTATAATCCTATGCAGTATAAGGAAAATTGGCAGGAGGCCTTTGGCAATAATCACCCTATTCATCTTGAACTGGGATGCGGACGGGGGCAGTTTATCAATCAATGTGCAGAGCTGAACCCTCATATCAATTATATAGCTATCGATCTTTATGATGAGGTGCTGGTCAAAGCTCTGCGAAAAATTAATGAGAAGGCTCTCCATAATGTAAGAGTTATTCCTATGAATATTGCCAAGCTGGAGAGTATCTTCAAGCATGACCAGATAGAAAAGATCTATATTAATTTTTGCAATCCATGGCCCAGCCGAAGGCATCATCACAAAAGACTAACACATCCTCAATTTCTGTCGGTCTATAAAAAGCTTATGAAAGACCATTCAGAAATATGGTTTAAAACAGATGATGATGAATTGTTTAAAGATAGCTTAAGGTACTTTGCCGAGGAAGGCTTTATTGAAAAGTACAGAACCTTTGATTTGCATCAAAGTGAATTCACCGAAAATATTAAGACTGAATATGAAGAAAAGTTCAGCAACCAGGGAGTTAAGATTAAATTTGGGATATTTGAGGTCAATAAGGGTTAG